The following coding sequences are from one Pelagicoccus sp. SDUM812003 window:
- a CDS encoding sodium-dependent transporter, whose translation MTSQAPKESWNSRLGIILAVAGSAVGLGNFLRFPGLAAQYGGGAFMIAYLVALCLIGLPICWAEWAIGRAGGQRGFNSCPGILGVITKKKSFRFLGVIGVIIPVVIYMYYVYIEAWCLGYALNFASGDLYLDSVEDATAFWGAFIGIEKDGSAVGFGWQQVGGFLLVVFILNFYLIYRGLSKGIELFCRYAMPTLLVLAVVILVRVLTLGTPDEAHPERSVSNGLGYMWNPTKLVMHEKVVSPKSGRVRWEALEDGEVVGETAIAEAEARAAADPDLELRSINMLQQLSNPQLWLAAAGQIFFSLSVGFGVIITYSSYLKKDDDVVLSGLAATSTNEFCEVGLGGLITLPAGVAFLGVAGVAGMGTFDLGFRVLPMIFSEMWGGQFFGFAFFFLLFLAAVTSSLSMLQPGIAFLEEAMKINRKQSVAILGFVTAMGCAFVVYFSESVKALDTIDFWINNLFMVSLALIEIIIFGWIIGTDKGFELAHRGAAIRIPPIFKFIMKYLSPAFLIVIFGSWFYSQVLGFSFSGEGRDYSSYIIDLFIEPNRTAWYSVGLIALTASFLVLLTIGGASWNKTTPKKKEIRS comes from the coding sequence ATGACGTCCCAAGCACCGAAAGAGTCCTGGAACTCTCGACTCGGAATAATCCTCGCCGTTGCCGGCAGCGCCGTGGGGCTCGGCAACTTCCTTCGATTTCCTGGTTTGGCCGCTCAGTATGGCGGAGGAGCCTTCATGATCGCCTACCTGGTGGCGCTCTGTCTGATCGGTCTTCCCATTTGCTGGGCGGAATGGGCCATCGGCAGAGCCGGAGGCCAGCGCGGCTTCAATAGCTGCCCGGGCATTCTGGGCGTCATCACGAAAAAGAAGTCGTTTCGGTTTCTAGGGGTCATCGGAGTGATCATCCCGGTAGTGATCTACATGTACTACGTCTACATCGAGGCGTGGTGCCTGGGCTACGCGCTCAATTTCGCATCCGGCGATCTCTATCTCGATTCGGTGGAAGATGCCACCGCGTTTTGGGGAGCCTTCATCGGCATCGAGAAGGACGGTTCCGCGGTCGGCTTCGGATGGCAGCAGGTGGGCGGTTTTCTCCTCGTGGTCTTCATCCTGAACTTCTACCTCATCTATCGCGGGCTCTCGAAGGGGATCGAACTGTTTTGCCGCTACGCCATGCCGACGCTGCTGGTGCTGGCGGTGGTGATTCTGGTTCGCGTGCTGACTCTCGGCACGCCGGACGAAGCCCATCCCGAGCGCAGCGTCTCCAACGGACTGGGCTACATGTGGAATCCGACCAAGCTGGTCATGCACGAGAAAGTGGTGAGCCCCAAGTCCGGTCGAGTCCGCTGGGAGGCGCTGGAGGATGGCGAAGTCGTGGGCGAAACCGCCATCGCCGAGGCGGAGGCCCGAGCCGCGGCCGACCCAGATCTCGAGCTGCGCAGCATCAACATGCTCCAGCAGCTGAGCAATCCGCAGCTTTGGCTGGCCGCCGCAGGACAGATTTTCTTTTCCCTCTCCGTCGGCTTCGGGGTCATCATCACCTACTCCAGCTATTTGAAGAAGGACGACGACGTGGTGCTCAGCGGACTAGCCGCCACCAGCACCAACGAATTCTGCGAGGTGGGTCTAGGCGGCTTGATCACCCTGCCGGCCGGCGTGGCCTTTCTGGGCGTCGCCGGGGTGGCGGGCATGGGCACCTTCGACCTCGGTTTCCGCGTCCTGCCCATGATCTTCTCCGAGATGTGGGGCGGGCAGTTCTTCGGCTTCGCGTTTTTCTTCCTGCTCTTCCTCGCGGCGGTGACCAGCTCGCTCTCCATGCTGCAGCCCGGCATCGCCTTTCTGGAGGAGGCCATGAAAATCAACCGCAAGCAGTCCGTGGCCATCCTGGGCTTCGTGACCGCCATGGGCTGCGCCTTCGTGGTGTACTTCAGCGAAAGCGTCAAGGCGCTCGACACCATCGACTTCTGGATCAACAACCTCTTCATGGTTTCCCTGGCCTTGATCGAAATCATCATCTTCGGCTGGATCATCGGCACCGACAAAGGCTTCGAGCTCGCCCACCGCGGGGCCGCCATCCGCATCCCGCCGATCTTCAAGTTCATCATGAAATACCTGAGCCCGGCCTTCCTGATCGTCATCTTCGGCTCGTGGTTCTACAGCCAGGTGCTCGGCTTCAGCTTCAGCGGCGAGGGACGCGACTACAGCTCCTACATCATCGACCTCTTCATCGAACCCAACCGCACCGCATGGTACAGCGTGGGCCTGATCGCCCTCACCGCCAGCTTTCTGGTGCTTCTGACCATCGGCGGCGCCAGTTGGAACAAAACGACCCCTAAAAAGAAGGAGATCCGATCATGA